One region of Collinsella aerofaciens ATCC 25986 genomic DNA includes:
- a CDS encoding uracil-DNA glycosylase, which translates to MGVMHIPGHTHQAPREVALEEIEAVLGDCHLCQLYQSRHNIVFGVGNPRARVMFIGEAPGRNEDLQGEPFVGAAGEDLNGILSLAGLKREDVYIANVLKCRPPGNRNPRPEEVLACSPFLREQIRSIWPDIIVTLGNPATHFVLKTEIGITKLRGRFHQMGHFVVMPTFHPAAALRNPAWQELLEEDFKMLGDYLERHPAPEDASE; encoded by the coding sequence ATGGGCGTCATGCACATCCCCGGCCATACCCATCAGGCACCACGTGAGGTCGCACTCGAGGAAATTGAGGCCGTTCTGGGCGATTGTCACCTCTGCCAGCTCTACCAGTCGCGTCACAATATCGTGTTTGGCGTGGGAAACCCCCGCGCTCGCGTGATGTTTATTGGTGAGGCGCCGGGCCGCAATGAGGATTTGCAGGGCGAGCCCTTTGTGGGGGCGGCAGGCGAGGACCTCAACGGCATTTTGTCGCTGGCGGGCCTCAAACGCGAAGACGTCTACATTGCCAACGTGCTTAAGTGCCGCCCGCCGGGAAACCGCAATCCGCGTCCCGAGGAAGTGCTGGCTTGCTCGCCGTTTTTGCGTGAGCAGATTCGAAGCATCTGGCCCGATATTATCGTGACGCTCGGCAACCCCGCGACGCACTTTGTGCTTAAGACCGAGATTGGCATTACTAAGCTGCGCGGCAGGTTCCACCAGATGGGGCATTTTGTAGTAATGCCCACGTTCCATCCGGCAGCAGCGCTGCGCAATCCGGCGTGGCAGGAGCTGCTGGAGGAAGACTTTAAGATGCTGGGCGACTATCTGGAGCGACATCCCGCACCAGAGGACGCCTCGGAATAA
- a CDS encoding NAD(P)H-hydrate dehydratase, producing MKPVLSTEEVVRLEDIIEREGTSKAELMELAGEFAANEVLKLNPDRVLVLVGFGNNGGDGWVAADILSHKGVDVDIVSPVEPDEIPAALARHVARRTAGRDVHVCVGPSRDELEVLIDKADVVVDAIFGTGFHGNLRAPFSIWIPTVNECADCVVSIDVPSGLNAETGVVDDDCIRAEHTVTMIAPKIGLYSADGPEYAGDLICGNLYDRLDEVIDDVDHAAEIVEPGDLVDYFAPLPTNIDKYSRGSVLIVAGSAQYPGAAIMAAKSAARAGAGYVAVAAPDACANLIRMALPSIPVFAIPSDSRGSFGAAARMTVCEIAKKYSCVLCGPGMTTSAGAMQVVSGLLELDVPLILDADALNCLAKIAIDGIDSNPEMYRREQPLVMTPHYRELSRLVAGDEVNDLGTAIAAAQKVVWAAGSDNLVVIAKGPTTAICGVERVLLPLSGPASLATAGSGDVLAGILAGTLATMRDEMDRWELLYSYAVALHSYAGFAAATEYGEKSVIATDLIDLIGPAMELAAKDALEDLGIMDEGSDD from the coding sequence ATGAAACCGGTTTTGAGTACCGAAGAAGTCGTTCGTCTCGAGGATATCATCGAACGCGAAGGGACTTCGAAGGCCGAGCTTATGGAGCTAGCGGGTGAGTTTGCCGCCAACGAGGTCTTGAAGCTCAATCCCGATCGGGTTCTCGTTCTGGTCGGTTTTGGTAATAATGGCGGCGACGGTTGGGTTGCCGCCGATATCCTGAGCCATAAGGGTGTGGACGTGGATATCGTTTCTCCGGTTGAGCCGGATGAGATTCCTGCTGCTCTGGCACGTCATGTTGCTCGTCGTACTGCCGGCCGCGATGTGCACGTTTGCGTCGGCCCCTCGCGTGACGAACTCGAGGTTTTGATCGATAAGGCCGATGTTGTTGTCGATGCCATTTTTGGTACCGGTTTCCACGGAAATCTGCGTGCGCCGTTCTCCATCTGGATTCCTACGGTCAATGAATGCGCCGATTGTGTCGTATCCATTGATGTTCCCTCGGGCCTGAATGCCGAGACGGGCGTTGTTGATGACGACTGCATTCGTGCCGAGCATACGGTGACGATGATTGCGCCCAAGATTGGTCTGTATAGCGCTGATGGTCCTGAGTATGCTGGCGATTTGATCTGCGGCAATCTTTACGACCGTCTTGACGAGGTCATCGATGATGTCGACCACGCCGCCGAGATTGTCGAGCCCGGTGACTTAGTTGATTACTTTGCCCCACTACCTACGAATATCGATAAGTACTCCCGTGGCTCTGTGCTTATTGTCGCCGGATCTGCGCAATATCCTGGTGCTGCCATTATGGCGGCCAAGTCTGCAGCTCGCGCGGGTGCTGGTTACGTGGCAGTCGCGGCTCCTGACGCCTGCGCCAATCTTATTCGCATGGCACTTCCTTCGATTCCCGTCTTTGCTATTCCGTCTGATTCCCGCGGCTCCTTTGGCGCCGCTGCGCGCATGACTGTGTGCGAGATTGCAAAGAAGTACAGCTGTGTACTGTGCGGTCCCGGTATGACGACATCTGCCGGCGCTATGCAGGTGGTTTCGGGCTTGCTCGAGCTTGATGTGCCGCTTATCTTGGACGCCGATGCACTCAACTGCCTTGCTAAGATTGCCATTGACGGTATTGATAGTAATCCCGAGATGTATCGTCGCGAGCAGCCGTTGGTTATGACGCCGCACTATCGTGAACTTTCGCGTCTGGTTGCCGGTGACGAGGTGAACGACCTTGGTACTGCGATTGCAGCCGCGCAGAAGGTTGTCTGGGCTGCAGGCTCTGACAATCTGGTGGTCATTGCCAAGGGGCCGACGACGGCTATCTGTGGCGTTGAGCGTGTGCTGCTGCCGCTCTCGGGTCCGGCTTCTCTGGCAACTGCCGGTTCGGGTGATGTCCTCGCGGGTATTTTGGCCGGCACGCTTGCCACCATGCGCGACGAGATGGATCGTTGGGAGTTGCTGTATTCGTACGCCGTCGCACTTCACAGCTACGCCGGTTTTGCCGCGGCGACGGAGTATGGTGAGAAGAGCGTCATCGCGACCGATCTTATCGACTTGATCGGTCCGGCCATGGAACTGGCGGCAAAGGATGCGCTCGAAGATCTGGGAATCATGGACGAAGGGTCGGATGACTAA
- the alr gene encoding alanine racemase produces the protein MNKADLTRWSWVEIDRGALRRNTRAYKNLLNPRQRLCCVVKADAYGHGAVECAKIMYSAGADMFAVATVNEGVELRQGGITKPILILSEPPIEAIPTLLEFDIMPSVYTSDFALAYGECAVAAGKVGKYHLAIETGMNRIGVHYTQVLDFVRGINFHRGIQCDGVFTHFATADEPSGWDYKLQCQRFTEAVQAIKDAGFECGIVHCANTPSSMLDPSMHFDMIRAGVGLYGMQPCELSGRVMQLDPVMSVHARVTRVAHPAMGEGVGYGFTYRVPRTRVQICTLPIGYADGLSRTLSNRMDVLYRGERVHQVGNICMDQFMVAIQSNPAHEIPEAEYGDEIIIVGRDGDAEITMDEMARLRGTINYEVACGFGMRLDKVYV, from the coding sequence ATGAATAAAGCCGATTTGACGCGCTGGTCCTGGGTCGAGATCGACCGCGGGGCGCTCCGTCGCAACACGAGGGCCTATAAGAACTTGCTGAATCCACGTCAGCGCCTGTGCTGCGTGGTCAAGGCCGATGCTTATGGCCATGGAGCTGTTGAGTGCGCCAAGATCATGTATTCGGCCGGTGCCGACATGTTTGCCGTGGCGACGGTTAACGAGGGCGTTGAGCTCCGACAGGGCGGGATTACGAAACCCATCCTCATCCTAAGCGAGCCGCCTATCGAGGCCATTCCGACGTTGCTCGAGTTTGATATCATGCCTTCGGTCTATACGTCTGACTTTGCTCTTGCGTATGGCGAATGTGCCGTCGCGGCGGGCAAAGTGGGCAAGTATCATCTCGCCATCGAGACGGGCATGAATCGTATCGGCGTTCACTACACGCAGGTGCTCGACTTTGTCCGCGGTATAAATTTCCATCGCGGTATTCAGTGCGACGGCGTATTTACGCACTTCGCCACGGCCGATGAACCTTCGGGCTGGGACTACAAGCTGCAGTGTCAGCGCTTTACCGAGGCCGTTCAGGCCATTAAGGATGCGGGTTTTGAGTGCGGTATCGTGCACTGCGCCAACACGCCGTCCTCGATGCTCGACCCCTCGATGCATTTTGACATGATCCGCGCCGGCGTTGGCTTGTATGGCATGCAGCCGTGCGAGCTGAGTGGCCGCGTGATGCAGCTTGATCCCGTTATGAGCGTCCATGCGCGTGTGACGCGCGTGGCACACCCTGCGATGGGTGAGGGCGTGGGCTACGGTTTTACCTACCGCGTACCGCGTACGCGCGTTCAGATCTGCACGCTGCCGATCGGTTATGCCGATGGCCTATCGCGTACGCTTTCCAATCGTATGGATGTGCTGTATCGCGGCGAGCGTGTGCATCAGGTTGGCAATATCTGCATGGACCAGTTTATGGTCGCCATTCAGTCCAACCCGGCACACGAGATTCCCGAGGCCGAGTATGGTGACGAGATAATCATTGTCGGCCGCGATGGCGATGCCGAGATCACTATGGACGAGATGGCCCGACTGCGTGGAACGATTAACTACGAGGTCGCCTGCGGCTTTGGCATGCGTCTCGACAAGGTCTACGTGTAG
- the tsaE gene encoding tRNA (adenosine(37)-N6)-threonylcarbamoyltransferase complex ATPase subunit type 1 TsaE, giving the protein MSLERLGVGTYKTTCAADTEYFGELIAPCLEDGDVLILTGGLGVGKTHFTKGVSRGLGDGHMVTSPTFALMAVHDQGRIPLFHFDLYRLEHAYELEDTGIFDVLGYEGACLLEWGEQFQDELTDEYLSVTLKRDEGDSDVRTITLEAHGDRAMELSHLIDKAVQDELA; this is encoded by the coding sequence ATGTCCCTGGAGCGCCTGGGGGTAGGTACTTACAAAACGACTTGCGCTGCCGATACGGAGTACTTTGGCGAGCTAATTGCACCGTGCCTTGAGGACGGCGATGTGCTCATCCTGACCGGTGGCCTGGGAGTGGGCAAAACTCACTTTACCAAGGGCGTCTCGCGCGGGCTGGGCGATGGGCATATGGTTACGAGCCCTACGTTTGCGCTCATGGCCGTTCACGATCAAGGTCGTATTCCGCTGTTTCACTTTGATCTATACCGCCTGGAGCATGCCTACGAGCTCGAGGATACGGGCATTTTCGATGTGCTGGGCTATGAGGGTGCTTGCCTGCTGGAATGGGGCGAACAATTCCAGGACGAGCTGACGGATGAGTATCTTTCGGTGACGCTCAAGCGTGATGAGGGCGACAGCGATGTGCGAACGATAACGCTTGAGGCGCACGGTGACCGCGCAATGGAGCTTTCCCATTTGATTGATAAGGCTGTACAAGATGAGCTTGCATAA